The genomic DNA TAGAATAGAAAAAATAGTTAAGCTTTTAGATGATAAAAAAGCCGAAAACATCGAAGTAGTCGATATGCAAGGCAAGGAATATCTAGCTAAATTTGTCATCATCGCTACTACTTTGACAGGTCGCCACGCTTATGCACTTTTAGACGATCTAAAAACAGAGCTAAAGCCTGATGGCGAGGAGTTTTTAGGCGTAGAAAGTAGCGATGATTGGACTGTAATCGATCTTGGCGATATTATGATCCACCTTATGAGCGAAACTTACAGAGCAAAATACAATATTGAAGAGTTTTTAAAAGAGCTTAAAAAATAAATTTGGGTATTGCTACCCAAATATTTTCCCTAAAATATATCCGATAAAAATCAACCAAATAAATAGTATTGTCGCTAGGATAAAAGGCGTTTTGCCAGCGTTTTTAAGAGCGTTTTTGGTGATTGTAAGACCAAGTGCTCCCATAGCCATGCAGAGCAAAAACGTGTCTATGAAGTTTATAAAAGGTAAGGTGCTGCGTGGGAAAAATGGAAGCGAGCCGACTAAAACTGCGACTAAGAACCATACCGCA from Campylobacter iguaniorum includes the following:
- the rsfS gene encoding ribosome silencing factor, which codes for MQNRIEKIVKLLDDKKAENIEVVDMQGKEYLAKFVIIATTLTGRHAYALLDDLKTELKPDGEEFLGVESSDDWTVIDLGDIMIHLMSETYRAKYNIEEFLKELKK